CCTCCGCCATGCCGCAGCTCACCGAGACGGGCGCCATCCTCGGGACGGCAAGCTACATGGCCCCCGAGCAGATCCGCCAGCAGACCGTGGACCATCGCGCGGACCTCTTCGCCCTGGGCGCGATCCTCTACGAGATGCTGACGGGCCGCCGCGCGTTCGACGGGCCGACCCCGATGGACCGGATGAGCGCGATCCTGAACGTCACGCCCGCGCCGCTCTCCGCTTCGACCGAACGCCAGACGCCCGGGATCACCGCGCTCGTGGAGCGATGCCTGGACAAGGAAGTCGAGACGCGATTCCAGAGCGCGTCCGATCTGGCGTTCGCCCTGGGGCTGATCGAGGCCGCGTCGTTGCGTTCGACCGGATCGGCCTCGGCAGAGCCCGGTGGTGGCGCGCCCATCGATGCGACCGGCGCCATCGAATCGCAGCCCGGCCCGGCGGATCTCCTGTTTCACCGCATCACCTATCGCCAGGGCTCGATCATGTCGGCCCGCTTCACGGCCGAGGGTCACTCGGTCTATCTCTGCGCGGCCTGGGATGGCCGGCCGGCGGAGCTGTTCCAGGCCCACCCGGGAAATCCCGAGCTGCGGTCGCTGGGATACCCGGGCACGGACATTCTTGCGGTCTCGCGCAGCGGCGAGATGGCCGTCTCCCTGCGCCGCCGGGCGCGCGGAGGTTTTGTCTACACCGGCATGCTCGCCCGCATGCCCGTGGGCGGCGGCCCGCGCGAAATCCTCGACGACGTGCGCGAAGCCGATTGGAGCCCGGACGGCCGTCAGCTGGTCGTCCTCCGGGAAGAGGGCGGCTTCGAGCAGATCGAGTTTCCCATCGGCAAGGTTCTCTACCGCACGCCGGGCTGGGTCACCAACATGCGTATGGCGCCCGACGGCAAGACGATCGCCTTCCTGGATCATCCGCTGCGCGGCAACGATGCCGGAGGCCCCTCGGTGCTGGACCTCTCGGGCCAGGTGAAGCACCTGTCGACCAACTGGTCCAGCTCCCGCGGCCTCACGTGGTCGCCGGACGGACGCGAGATCCTGTTCACGGCCTTTCGCAGCGGAGGCGGCCGGTCGCTGTGGGGCGTCACGCCGGACGGACGAGAGCGACTTCTTCTGCGCGTGCCCGGTCACATGACGGTGCTCGACGTGACCCGCCAGGGACTGGTGCTCTTCATCAATGAAAACGAGCGGCTGCGCTCCGAATTTCTTCGGGTGGGGGAGGCCGCGCCGACCGAGATGAGCTGGCTGGATTGGACATTGCCCCGCGCCTTGTCTGAAGACGGGAGCCGCGCGCTCCTGGAAGAGTCCGGCGTGGCCGGCGGTGAGATGCACAGCACCTACATCCGCGACACCGACGGAAGCCCCGCGATCCGGCTGGGGGATGGCTCCGCGCTGGACCTCTCTCCGGACGGACTTTGGGCCATGGCGGTGGTCGGCACCACCCCCGATGCCGTGCAGCTCTATCCCACCGGCGCCGGCGAGACGCGGGTGCTCTCGGTGCCCGGCCTCGACGTGATGGCCGGCCAGTGGCTGCGCGACGGCTCGATCTGCATCAACGCCCACGAGCCCGGCCGCGGGCTGCGTCTGCACCGGCTGGATCCCTCGACCGGCGAGGCCCGCGCGTTCAGCGAGGAGGGCCTCTCCTGGCACGAGATCATGGCCGCGCCCGACGGCTCCATGGTCGCGGCGATGGGACCCGAACGACACACCAAGCTCTATCCCCTGGACGGCTCCCCACCGGTCTCCGTTCCCGAGATCACCTCCGCCGATCGGGCGGTGCGATGGAGCCCCGATGGCGCCGCCCTGATCGTTTTCGGACGCGGCCAGCTGCCGGGCAAGGTCTTTCGCGTCGATCTCGCGTCCAGGAGACGCGAGGTGATGCGGGAGCTGACACCGTCGGATCCGACGGGGGTCGAGGGCCTGACGGGGGTCCGGATCTCCGGCGACGGGACCGGCTTCATCTATGGGTACATGCAGCGCCTGAGCCAGCTCTACATTGTGGAGGGACTGTTCCGGCAGGCGTCGTGACACGTCGGCCGAAAGCCTCGCGCGGTGCGTGCCGCCGTGCCGTAGCGTCTTGACTCCGGCCCGTGCCCGCCCCAGGATTACCGTCCAATCCCGCCGAAACCTCGGCGTCCATATCCCGCCCGGCGCCGCCGGGCGCCATCCGCCACCGTTCACGTTCCCTGGGGGGTCCGAACATGTTCGGCACCGGCTCATCCGCACGCATCTGCGCTCTGCTCCTCGCCTCCTCGCTCGCCACCGCCGGCCCCGCGCTGGCCAAGGACAAGAACGAGCTCGAGGCCACCGACCTTCCGACCTGCGACAAGAAGATCGGAGTGATGGCCGTGGACGAGCCCGAGAACAACTGGTGGACCGCGCTCAATCTCGAATCCCCGGCCGCGCTGCTCAAGGTGTACGCCTCCGAGTGCCACTGCTT
The nucleotide sequence above comes from Candidatus Binatia bacterium. Encoded proteins:
- a CDS encoding protein kinase; this encodes SAMPQLTETGAILGTASYMAPEQIRQQTVDHRADLFALGAILYEMLTGRRAFDGPTPMDRMSAILNVTPAPLSASTERQTPGITALVERCLDKEVETRFQSASDLAFALGLIEAASLRSTGSASAEPGGGAPIDATGAIESQPGPADLLFHRITYRQGSIMSARFTAEGHSVYLCAAWDGRPAELFQAHPGNPELRSLGYPGTDILAVSRSGEMAVSLRRRARGGFVYTGMLARMPVGGGPREILDDVREADWSPDGRQLVVLREEGGFEQIEFPIGKVLYRTPGWVTNMRMAPDGKTIAFLDHPLRGNDAGGPSVLDLSGQVKHLSTNWSSSRGLTWSPDGREILFTAFRSGGGRSLWGVTPDGRERLLLRVPGHMTVLDVTRQGLVLFINENERLRSEFLRVGEAAPTEMSWLDWTLPRALSEDGSRALLEESGVAGGEMHSTYIRDTDGSPAIRLGDGSALDLSPDGLWAMAVVGTTPDAVQLYPTGAGETRVLSVPGLDVMAGQWLRDGSICINAHEPGRGLRLHRLDPSTGEARAFSEEGLSWHEIMAAPDGSMVAAMGPERHTKLYPLDGSPPVSVPEITSADRAVRWSPDGAALIVFGRGQLPGKVFRVDLASRRREVMRELTPSDPTGVEGLTGVRISGDGTGFIYGYMQRLSQLYIVEGLFRQAS